In the Syngnathus scovelli strain Florida chromosome 8, RoL_Ssco_1.2, whole genome shotgun sequence genome, one interval contains:
- the itga4 gene encoding integrin alpha-4 isoform X2 encodes MIRNAVAAGLALAAALVLVPLPICGYTLDVDQATLFSGAPASMFGYSVLLHRHGKRSWLVAGAPVDNSSSSGSSPGGVYRCLIATDEQKCQPMPANVSHCGKTCRPESDHQWLGVSLSRAGGHVLACAHRWKNVFYSSVDGQNSKLPHGVCYRYDDKLSHAQAIIPCYRDHQRKFGYEYGSCQAGISNRLFQDLIIMGAPGTSYWTGSVLVYNTSGGGVSVYLDDDDAVGFGSYLGYSVDAGHFLDAVSLEVVGGAPQYNQRGKVFVFSMDGHMLRVLAHVSGTELGSYFGASLRAVDLNGDNLSDLLVGAPMTTGASREEGRVHVFLNQGQAKLVEADFQLSGGNAHAARFGEAIADLGDLDDDGYPEVAVGAPQEDDLKGAVYIYNGGNGGISPKPSQRISGAALGRDLRMFGQSLSSGVDVDDNGYQDVAVGAFLSDAAVVLRSRPVLRVTASLVLPENIQQRATAINVTVCFRVTSRHYKGAIDLQYNLTSDLLHLPSFPHRFYFHGNGSSNTTRAHVRVRLGQLGCTNHVAQRRKDTRDIFTPVRFQVSYSLPDGEPPKHAGKRFAALRPVLQKVAGSRNTVSNQTLFARRCFLANCSTDVRLGATLVLPRGGGGGSYFALGAGQSVMLNTILAVAGDDAFLPRLTLRFHRDLHYVKVVDNVRERQSDREDKVVSCDVTEEANGTEVSCGFSGHILPSGSQVNVSFLLDVDRHAAPGNLLVLANVSSHNPESSEYLHDNSVSLLLPLKYGIDVNVHGFVTPTSFVFGDEDAKPVQCYSQTFNYTYKVVNSGPSKSVDTLLEITLPKLLTPYPHRLLQVVDWQSSQGACSVSQATVPVSDDCDVPRASFIKQIIFFFSSTSTRNMFCGRGDPLCEHLLCHLGPLEAGRDATVELRVQLNPDVLLQAPGRQGVVKLESRALISSPRNDQHTVLERERRPVAQVLLEGHYSQKPSVPIKVLIIVLSLLVGLMILAALIWGLWKAGFFKRHSQKEEEELKRDSWDYVPKRSNRESRA; translated from the exons ATGATAAGGAACGCCGTCGCCGCCGGACTGGCCCTGGCGGCGGCCCTGGTCCTGGTGCCGCTCCCCATCTGCGGCTACACCTTGGATGTGGATCAGGCGACGCTCTTCTCCGGCGCTCCCGCTTCCATGTTCGGCTACTCCGTGCTGCTCCACCGGCACGGCAAGCGCAGCTG GTTGGTGGCGGGAGCGCCGGTGGACAACTCGTCTTCGTCCGGGTCGTCTCCAGGCGGCGTCTATCGTTGCCTCATCGCGACAGATGAGCAAAAGTGCCAGCCCATGCCCGCCA ACGTGTCGCACTGCGGGAAGACGTGCCGGCCCGAGAGCGACCACCAGTGGTTGGGCGTCAGCCTGTCGCGAGCGGGAGGACACGTCCTG GCGTGCGCCCACCGCTGGAAGAACGTCTTCTACTCCAGCGTGGACGGGCAGAACAGCAAACTTCCGCACGGGGTTTGCTATCGCTATGATGACAAGCTGTCCCACGCGCAGGCCATCATCCCCTGCTACAGAG ACCACCAGAGGAAGTTTGGTTACGAGTATGGCTCCTGTCAGGCCGGGATATCCAACCGGCTCTTTCAG gacCTGATCATCATGGGTGCGCCAGGGACGTCGTACTGGACGGGTTCCGTGCTGGTCTACAACACGTCCGGCGGCGGCGTGTCCGTCTACCTGGACGACGACGACGCGGTGGGCTTCGGGAGCTACTtgg GCTACTCAGTGGACGCAGGCCACTTCCTGGATGCTGTGAGCTTGGAGGTGGTGGGAGGCGCCCCGCAGTACAACCAGAGGGGAAAA GTGTTTGTCTTCTCAATGGACGGCCACATGCTACGCGTGCTAGCTCACGTGTCAGGAACAGAG CTGGGCTCCTATTTTGGCGCTAGCCTGCGTGCGGTGGACCTGAACGGCGACAACCTATCAGATCTCTTGGTGGGCGCTCCCATGACAACGGGCGCTAGCAGGGAGGAGGGCCGCGTTCACGTCTTCCTCAACCAGGGACAG GCCAAGCTAGTGGAGGCGGACTTTCAGCTGAGCGGGGGCAATGCCCACGCCGCCCGATTTGGGGAGGCCATCGCAGACTTGGGAGACCTGGACGATGACGGTTACCCCG AAGTGGCGGTCGGTGCCCCCCAGGAGGACGACCTCAAAGGGGCCGTGTACATCTACAACGGTGGAAATGGGGGCATCTCGCCCAAACCGTCACAG AGAATCAGCGGGGCGGCGCTGGGTCGTGACCTGCGCATGTTCGGCCAATCGCTGAGCTCGGGCGTGGATGTCGACGACAACGGGTACCAAG ACGTGGCCGTGGGTGCGTTCCTCTCGGACGCCGCCGTCGTTCTCAG GTCTCGTCCCGTCCTGCGGGTGACGGCCTCGCTCGTCCTGCCCGAGAACATTCAGCAGCGGGCGACCGCCATCAACGTCACCGTCTGCTTCCGAGTCACCTCCAGACACTACAAAGGAGCCATCG ATCTTCAGTACAACCTGACTTCCGACCTCCTCCACCTTCCATCCTTCCCGCACCGTTTCTATTTCCACGGCAACGGCTCGTCCAACACTACGAGGGCTCACGTGAGGGTGCGCCTCGGCCAGCTGGGCTGCACCAATCACGTTGCGCAGCGGAGG AAGGACACGCGCGACATTTTCACGCCGGTCCGATTCCAAGTTTCCTACAGCCTCCCGGACGGCGAGCCTCCCAAACACGCCGGCAAACGCTTTGCGGCGCTCAGGCCCGTCCTGCAGAAGGTGGCGGGCAGCCGCAATACCGTCAGCAATCAG ACGCTGTTTGCTCGCCGCTGTTTCCTGGCCAACTGCTCGACGGACGTGCGACTGGGCGCCACGCTGGTCCTGCCGCG cggcggcggcggcggcagctacTTTGCGCTGGGCGCCGGGCAAAGCGTGATGCTGAACACCATCCTGGCGGTGGCCGGAGACGACGCCTTCCTGCCGCGTCTGACGCTGCGTTTCCACCGCGACCTTCACTACGTCAAAGTGGTCGACAACGTGAGAGAGCGCCAGTCCGACCGA GAGGACAAGGTGGTGAGCTGCGATGTGACGGAAGAAGCCAACGGCACCGAAGTCAGCTGCGGCTTCTCCGGCCACATCTTGCCGTCTGGCTCCCAG GTGAACGTCAGCTTCCTGTTGGACGTGGACCGCCACGCCGCGCCTGGCAACCTGCTCGTCCTGGCCAACGTCAGCAG CCATAACCCGGAAAGCTCCGAGTATCTCCACGACAACAGCGTCTCCTTGCTACTTCCTCTCAAGTACGGCATCGACGTCAACGTCCACGG TTTTGTGACTCCCACGTCGTTTGTGTTTGGGGACGAAGACGCCAAACCAGTCCAATGCTACTCGCAGACCTTCAACTACACTTACAAG gtGGTGAATTCAGGTCCCAGCAAGTCGGTGGACACTTTGCTGGAGATTACGCTGCCAAAGCTGTTGACGCCGTACCCGCACCGCTTGCTGCAGGTGGTGGACTGGCAG TCATCGCAAGGCGCCTGCTCGGTCAGCCAAGCCACCGTTCCCGTCAGCGACGACTGCGACGTCCCACGGGCCTCCTTTATCAAACAAATCATCTTCTTCTTTTCGTCCACCTCCACGCGCAACATG TTCTGCGGGCGCGGCGACCCACTGTGCGAGCATCTGCTGTGTCACCTGGGCCCCTTGGAGGCCGGTCGAGACGCCACCGTCGAGCTGCGAGTGCAACTCAACCCCGACGTCTTGCTGCAAGCGCCC GGTCGGCAGGGCGTGGTCAAGCTGGAGAGCAGGGCGCTGATCTCATCGCCTAGGAATGACCAGCACACCGTCCTAGAGCGGGAGCGACGACCCGTCGCGCAG GTGCTGCTGGAAGGGCACTACAGCCAAAAACCTTCGGTGCCAATCAAGGTGTTGATCATCGTGCTCAGTTTGCTGGTGGGTCTGATGATCCTGGCGGCGCTCATCTGGGGCTTGTGGAAG GCCGGTTTCTTCAAGCGCCACTcgcagaaggaggaggaggagttgaAGCGTGACAGCTGGGACTACGTCCCCAAACGCAGCAACCGGGAGAGCCGGGCCTAA
- the itga4 gene encoding integrin alpha-4 isoform X1 yields MIRNAVAAGLALAAALVLVPLPICGYTLDVDQATLFSGAPASMFGYSVLLHRHGKRSWLVAGAPVDNSSSSGSSPGGVYRCLIATDEQKCQPMPANVSHCGKTCRPESDHQWLGVSLSRAGGHVLACAHRWKNVFYSSVDGQNSKLPHGVCYRYDDKLSHAQAIIPCYRDHQRKFGYEYGSCQAGISNRLFQDLIIMGAPGTSYWTGSVLVYNTSGGGVSVYLDDDDAVGFGSYLGYSVDAGHFLDAVSLEVVGGAPQYNQRGKVFVFSMDGHMLRVLAHVSGTELGSYFGASLRAVDLNGDNLSDLLVGAPMTTGASREEGRVHVFLNQGQAKLVEADFQLSGGNAHAARFGEAIADLGDLDDDGYPEVAVGAPQEDDLKGAVYIYNGGNGGISPKPSQRISGAALGRDLRMFGQSLSSGVDVDDNGYQDVAVGAFLSDAAVVLRSRPVLRVTASLVLPENIQQRATAINVTVCFRVTSRHYKGAIDLQYNLTSDLLHLPSFPHRFYFHGNGSSNTTRAHVRVRLGQLGCTNHVAQRRKDTRDIFTPVRFQVSYSLPDGEPPKHAGKRFAALRPVLQKVAGSRNTVSNQTLFARRCFLANCSTDVRLGATLVLPRSGGGGGSYFALGAGQSVMLNTILAVAGDDAFLPRLTLRFHRDLHYVKVVDNVRERQSDREDKVVSCDVTEEANGTEVSCGFSGHILPSGSQVNVSFLLDVDRHAAPGNLLVLANVSSHNPESSEYLHDNSVSLLLPLKYGIDVNVHGFVTPTSFVFGDEDAKPVQCYSQTFNYTYKVVNSGPSKSVDTLLEITLPKLLTPYPHRLLQVVDWQSSQGACSVSQATVPVSDDCDVPRASFIKQIIFFFSSTSTRNMFCGRGDPLCEHLLCHLGPLEAGRDATVELRVQLNPDVLLQAPGRQGVVKLESRALISSPRNDQHTVLERERRPVAQVLLEGHYSQKPSVPIKVLIIVLSLLVGLMILAALIWGLWKAGFFKRHSQKEEEELKRDSWDYVPKRSNRESRA; encoded by the exons ATGATAAGGAACGCCGTCGCCGCCGGACTGGCCCTGGCGGCGGCCCTGGTCCTGGTGCCGCTCCCCATCTGCGGCTACACCTTGGATGTGGATCAGGCGACGCTCTTCTCCGGCGCTCCCGCTTCCATGTTCGGCTACTCCGTGCTGCTCCACCGGCACGGCAAGCGCAGCTG GTTGGTGGCGGGAGCGCCGGTGGACAACTCGTCTTCGTCCGGGTCGTCTCCAGGCGGCGTCTATCGTTGCCTCATCGCGACAGATGAGCAAAAGTGCCAGCCCATGCCCGCCA ACGTGTCGCACTGCGGGAAGACGTGCCGGCCCGAGAGCGACCACCAGTGGTTGGGCGTCAGCCTGTCGCGAGCGGGAGGACACGTCCTG GCGTGCGCCCACCGCTGGAAGAACGTCTTCTACTCCAGCGTGGACGGGCAGAACAGCAAACTTCCGCACGGGGTTTGCTATCGCTATGATGACAAGCTGTCCCACGCGCAGGCCATCATCCCCTGCTACAGAG ACCACCAGAGGAAGTTTGGTTACGAGTATGGCTCCTGTCAGGCCGGGATATCCAACCGGCTCTTTCAG gacCTGATCATCATGGGTGCGCCAGGGACGTCGTACTGGACGGGTTCCGTGCTGGTCTACAACACGTCCGGCGGCGGCGTGTCCGTCTACCTGGACGACGACGACGCGGTGGGCTTCGGGAGCTACTtgg GCTACTCAGTGGACGCAGGCCACTTCCTGGATGCTGTGAGCTTGGAGGTGGTGGGAGGCGCCCCGCAGTACAACCAGAGGGGAAAA GTGTTTGTCTTCTCAATGGACGGCCACATGCTACGCGTGCTAGCTCACGTGTCAGGAACAGAG CTGGGCTCCTATTTTGGCGCTAGCCTGCGTGCGGTGGACCTGAACGGCGACAACCTATCAGATCTCTTGGTGGGCGCTCCCATGACAACGGGCGCTAGCAGGGAGGAGGGCCGCGTTCACGTCTTCCTCAACCAGGGACAG GCCAAGCTAGTGGAGGCGGACTTTCAGCTGAGCGGGGGCAATGCCCACGCCGCCCGATTTGGGGAGGCCATCGCAGACTTGGGAGACCTGGACGATGACGGTTACCCCG AAGTGGCGGTCGGTGCCCCCCAGGAGGACGACCTCAAAGGGGCCGTGTACATCTACAACGGTGGAAATGGGGGCATCTCGCCCAAACCGTCACAG AGAATCAGCGGGGCGGCGCTGGGTCGTGACCTGCGCATGTTCGGCCAATCGCTGAGCTCGGGCGTGGATGTCGACGACAACGGGTACCAAG ACGTGGCCGTGGGTGCGTTCCTCTCGGACGCCGCCGTCGTTCTCAG GTCTCGTCCCGTCCTGCGGGTGACGGCCTCGCTCGTCCTGCCCGAGAACATTCAGCAGCGGGCGACCGCCATCAACGTCACCGTCTGCTTCCGAGTCACCTCCAGACACTACAAAGGAGCCATCG ATCTTCAGTACAACCTGACTTCCGACCTCCTCCACCTTCCATCCTTCCCGCACCGTTTCTATTTCCACGGCAACGGCTCGTCCAACACTACGAGGGCTCACGTGAGGGTGCGCCTCGGCCAGCTGGGCTGCACCAATCACGTTGCGCAGCGGAGG AAGGACACGCGCGACATTTTCACGCCGGTCCGATTCCAAGTTTCCTACAGCCTCCCGGACGGCGAGCCTCCCAAACACGCCGGCAAACGCTTTGCGGCGCTCAGGCCCGTCCTGCAGAAGGTGGCGGGCAGCCGCAATACCGTCAGCAATCAG ACGCTGTTTGCTCGCCGCTGTTTCCTGGCCAACTGCTCGACGGACGTGCGACTGGGCGCCACGCTGGTCCTGCCGCG gagcggcggcggcggcggcagctacTTTGCGCTGGGCGCCGGGCAAAGCGTGATGCTGAACACCATCCTGGCGGTGGCCGGAGACGACGCCTTCCTGCCGCGTCTGACGCTGCGTTTCCACCGCGACCTTCACTACGTCAAAGTGGTCGACAACGTGAGAGAGCGCCAGTCCGACCGA GAGGACAAGGTGGTGAGCTGCGATGTGACGGAAGAAGCCAACGGCACCGAAGTCAGCTGCGGCTTCTCCGGCCACATCTTGCCGTCTGGCTCCCAG GTGAACGTCAGCTTCCTGTTGGACGTGGACCGCCACGCCGCGCCTGGCAACCTGCTCGTCCTGGCCAACGTCAGCAG CCATAACCCGGAAAGCTCCGAGTATCTCCACGACAACAGCGTCTCCTTGCTACTTCCTCTCAAGTACGGCATCGACGTCAACGTCCACGG TTTTGTGACTCCCACGTCGTTTGTGTTTGGGGACGAAGACGCCAAACCAGTCCAATGCTACTCGCAGACCTTCAACTACACTTACAAG gtGGTGAATTCAGGTCCCAGCAAGTCGGTGGACACTTTGCTGGAGATTACGCTGCCAAAGCTGTTGACGCCGTACCCGCACCGCTTGCTGCAGGTGGTGGACTGGCAG TCATCGCAAGGCGCCTGCTCGGTCAGCCAAGCCACCGTTCCCGTCAGCGACGACTGCGACGTCCCACGGGCCTCCTTTATCAAACAAATCATCTTCTTCTTTTCGTCCACCTCCACGCGCAACATG TTCTGCGGGCGCGGCGACCCACTGTGCGAGCATCTGCTGTGTCACCTGGGCCCCTTGGAGGCCGGTCGAGACGCCACCGTCGAGCTGCGAGTGCAACTCAACCCCGACGTCTTGCTGCAAGCGCCC GGTCGGCAGGGCGTGGTCAAGCTGGAGAGCAGGGCGCTGATCTCATCGCCTAGGAATGACCAGCACACCGTCCTAGAGCGGGAGCGACGACCCGTCGCGCAG GTGCTGCTGGAAGGGCACTACAGCCAAAAACCTTCGGTGCCAATCAAGGTGTTGATCATCGTGCTCAGTTTGCTGGTGGGTCTGATGATCCTGGCGGCGCTCATCTGGGGCTTGTGGAAG GCCGGTTTCTTCAAGCGCCACTcgcagaaggaggaggaggagttgaAGCGTGACAGCTGGGACTACGTCCCCAAACGCAGCAACCGGGAGAGCCGGGCCTAA
- the cerkl gene encoding ceramide kinase-like protein isoform X2, giving the protein MLRDVLAVKVKRRRSAGRRSGGPVLGLALFFCKRRGRRLEEEVLHLHNASSEHARVWYDALRELLAGVCGRPRRLKVFINPSSHQKEAVHVYREHVAPLFKMADVCTDITVTEKRGHALSVMKELNVDDFDGLVCVGGDGFVAELCHAVVLRAQLDANYPRVPVRAALPLGIIPAGSTDVVSCSVHGVRDPVTAAMHIILGHVQRADMCSLRSAGQPPRFAFAAMFGFGARSLARAEKKRWMAPARRRHYALLKSLARLRAEDCQLSFVTSRANDQDPNDDDDDDPDVDSEGAESWSSADGPFLSIGVMAIPCLSPHAPRGLAPNTKLANGSAALIAVRATSRSEFVKHLKGYGAPGGQLDFSFVETHAVTAVRLRPRGSAACTEDESEDGATARSTTRAKARATSVIQSEAAPSFPWNIDGELLEFPNEVLIRVHGRLIGLYGEDVDEAESAAPCGCI; this is encoded by the exons ATGCTGCGCGACGTCCTGGCGGTGAAGGTGAAGCGGCGGCGGTCGGCCGGGCGGCGTTCCGGAGGCCCTGTGCTGGGCCTGGCTTTGTTCTTCTGCAAGCGACGGGGCCGCCGGCTGGAGGAGGAAGTGTTGCACCTCCACAACGCGTCCTCGGAGCACGCGCGCGTCTGGTACGACGCCTTGAGGGAGCTTCTCGCAG GTGTGTGCGGGCGGCCCAGGCGCTTGAAGGTGTTCATCAACCCCAGCAGCCACCAGAAGGAGGCCGTTCACGTCTACAGGGAGCACGTGGCGCCCCTCTTCAAGATGGCCGACGTCTGCACTGACATCaccg tgacTGAGAAGAGGGGACACGCCCTGTCAGTGATGAAGGAGCTCAATGTGGATGACTTTGATGG gctGGTGTGCGTGGGCGGCGACGGCTTTGTGGCGGAGCTCTGCCACGCCGTGGTTCTGCGAGCCCAACTGGACGCCAACTATCCCCGCGTTCCAGTCAGGGCGGCGCTTCCTCTGGGGATCATTCCGGCGG GCTCTACGGACGTGGTTTCCTGTTCCGTTCACGGAGTGAGAGATCCAGTCACGGCTGCCATGCACATCATCCTCG GTCACGTGCAGCGGGCGGACATGTGCAGCTTGCGCTCGGCGGGTCAGCCGCCTCGCTTCGCCTTCGCCGCCATGTTCGGCTTCGGGGCGCGCAGCCTGGCTCGGGCCGAAAAGAAGCGCTGGATGGCGCCGGCGCGCCGCCGCCACTACGCGCTGCTCAAGAGCCTGGCCCGCTTGAG AGCGGAGGACTGTCAGCTGTCTTTTGTCACGAGCCGCGCAAACGACCA GGAccccaatgatgatgatgatgatgatccagACGTCGACTCAG AGGGGGCGGAGTCCTGGAGCAGCGCCGATGGCCCGTTCCTGAGCATCGGCGTGATGGCCATCCCCTGCCTGAGTCCTCACGCGCCCCGAGGGCTGGCCCCCAACACCAA ACTGGCAAACGGCAGCGCGGCCTTGATCGCGGTGAGAGCCACGTCCAGGTCGGAGTTTGTCAAACACCTCAAGGGGTACGGCGCCCCCGGTGGCCAG TTGGACTTCTCCTTCGTGGAGACGCACGCCGTGACAGCAGTGAGGCTCCGCCCCCGTGGGTCGGCCGCTTGCACGGAGGACGAAAGCGAggacggcgccacggccaggtcCACGACCAGGGCCAAAGCCAGAGCCACGTCCGTCATCCAGTCGGAGGCCGCCCCCAGCTTCCCTTGGAACATTGACGGAGAGCTGCTGGAGTTCCCCAACGAAGTGCTCATCAG GGTCCACGGGCGACTCATCGGCTTGTACGGCGAGGACGTGGATGAGGCCGAGTCAGCGGCGCCCTGCGGCTGCATCTGA
- the cerkl gene encoding ceramide kinase-like protein isoform X1, which yields MSTREDDIGKKEQKKRKEKEKEQEIAKEEREPDAVERSDGVLLRGIFKVGKKSHDVLLTGTRLTWTPVLPESPAGEACPAPPAALMLRDVLAVKVKRRRSAGRRSGGPVLGLALFFCKRRGRRLEEEVLHLHNASSEHARVWYDALRELLAGVCGRPRRLKVFINPSSHQKEAVHVYREHVAPLFKMADVCTDITVTEKRGHALSVMKELNVDDFDGLVCVGGDGFVAELCHAVVLRAQLDANYPRVPVRAALPLGIIPAGSTDVVSCSVHGVRDPVTAAMHIILGHVQRADMCSLRSAGQPPRFAFAAMFGFGARSLARAEKKRWMAPARRRHYALLKSLARLRAEDCQLSFVTSRANDQDPNDDDDDDPDVDSEGAESWSSADGPFLSIGVMAIPCLSPHAPRGLAPNTKLANGSAALIAVRATSRSEFVKHLKGYGAPGGQLDFSFVETHAVTAVRLRPRGSAACTEDESEDGATARSTTRAKARATSVIQSEAAPSFPWNIDGELLEFPNEVLIRVHGRLIGLYGEDVDEAESAAPCGCI from the exons ATGTCGACCCGCGAGGACGACATAGGGAAGAAAGagcagaagaagaggaaggagaAGGAAAAGGAGCAGGAGATCGCCAAGGAGGAGCGCGAACCGGACGCGGTGGAGCGCAG CGATGGCGTGTTGCTGCGCGGGATCTTCAAAGTAGGCAAGAAGAGCCACGACGTTCTCCTGACTGGCACCCGACTCACCTGGACCCCCGTTCTGCCCGAGAGCCCCGCAG GTGAGGCGTGCCCGGCGCCGCCCGCCGCGCTGATGCTGCGCGACGTCCTGGCGGTGAAGGTGAAGCGGCGGCGGTCGGCCGGGCGGCGTTCCGGAGGCCCTGTGCTGGGCCTGGCTTTGTTCTTCTGCAAGCGACGGGGCCGCCGGCTGGAGGAGGAAGTGTTGCACCTCCACAACGCGTCCTCGGAGCACGCGCGCGTCTGGTACGACGCCTTGAGGGAGCTTCTCGCAG GTGTGTGCGGGCGGCCCAGGCGCTTGAAGGTGTTCATCAACCCCAGCAGCCACCAGAAGGAGGCCGTTCACGTCTACAGGGAGCACGTGGCGCCCCTCTTCAAGATGGCCGACGTCTGCACTGACATCaccg tgacTGAGAAGAGGGGACACGCCCTGTCAGTGATGAAGGAGCTCAATGTGGATGACTTTGATGG gctGGTGTGCGTGGGCGGCGACGGCTTTGTGGCGGAGCTCTGCCACGCCGTGGTTCTGCGAGCCCAACTGGACGCCAACTATCCCCGCGTTCCAGTCAGGGCGGCGCTTCCTCTGGGGATCATTCCGGCGG GCTCTACGGACGTGGTTTCCTGTTCCGTTCACGGAGTGAGAGATCCAGTCACGGCTGCCATGCACATCATCCTCG GTCACGTGCAGCGGGCGGACATGTGCAGCTTGCGCTCGGCGGGTCAGCCGCCTCGCTTCGCCTTCGCCGCCATGTTCGGCTTCGGGGCGCGCAGCCTGGCTCGGGCCGAAAAGAAGCGCTGGATGGCGCCGGCGCGCCGCCGCCACTACGCGCTGCTCAAGAGCCTGGCCCGCTTGAG AGCGGAGGACTGTCAGCTGTCTTTTGTCACGAGCCGCGCAAACGACCA GGAccccaatgatgatgatgatgatgatccagACGTCGACTCAG AGGGGGCGGAGTCCTGGAGCAGCGCCGATGGCCCGTTCCTGAGCATCGGCGTGATGGCCATCCCCTGCCTGAGTCCTCACGCGCCCCGAGGGCTGGCCCCCAACACCAA ACTGGCAAACGGCAGCGCGGCCTTGATCGCGGTGAGAGCCACGTCCAGGTCGGAGTTTGTCAAACACCTCAAGGGGTACGGCGCCCCCGGTGGCCAG TTGGACTTCTCCTTCGTGGAGACGCACGCCGTGACAGCAGTGAGGCTCCGCCCCCGTGGGTCGGCCGCTTGCACGGAGGACGAAAGCGAggacggcgccacggccaggtcCACGACCAGGGCCAAAGCCAGAGCCACGTCCGTCATCCAGTCGGAGGCCGCCCCCAGCTTCCCTTGGAACATTGACGGAGAGCTGCTGGAGTTCCCCAACGAAGTGCTCATCAG GGTCCACGGGCGACTCATCGGCTTGTACGGCGAGGACGTGGATGAGGCCGAGTCAGCGGCGCCCTGCGGCTGCATCTGA
- the neurod1 gene encoding neurogenic differentiation factor 1 yields the protein MTRSEQNFGESEVQQEEACSPAGIGTVTGTGTGTGTGTGTGDEEEEDDERRLLDDDDEDEQEQDQEQEQEEDEDEGEGDGDGKPKRRGPKKKKMTKARMQRFKVRRMKANARERNRMHGLNDALESLRKVVPCYSKTQKLSKIETLRLAKNYIWTLSEILRSGKAPDLITFVQALCKGLSQPTANLVAGCLQLNPRTFLPEQSPELPAHLSLPGAAPYAAHFSYRSPGLTPGLPSPPYGTMEPSHIFRQVKVPAYGDPDGYFDGVPLTDSPPFDPPLSPPLSVNGNFSSFKQEAAAAAAAAAAAAAADYDKSYPFGVHYGGGVYPQVDNLLGFDGHSHQLNAIFHES from the exons ATGACGAGGTCGGAGCAGAATTTCGGCGAGTCCGAGGTTCAGCAGGAGGAGGCGTGCAGCCCCGCGGGGATCGGAACGGTGACTGGCACCGGCACCGGCACCGGCACCGGCACCGGCacgggagacgaggaggaagaggacgatGAGCGCCGCCTCctggacgacgacgacgaggacGAGCAAGAGCAAGACCAAGAGCAAGAgcaggaggaagacgaggacgAGGGCGAGGGCGACGGCGACGGCAAGCCAAAGAGACGAGgacccaagaagaagaagatgaccAAGGCTCGCATGCAGAG GTTCAAAGTTCGGCGTATGAAGGCGAACGCTCGCGAGCGCAACCGCATGCACGGTCTGAACGACGCCCTGGAGAGTCTGCGCAAAGTGGTGCCCTGCTACTCCAAGACGCAAAAACTCTCCAAGATCGAGACCCTGCGCCTGGCCAAGAACTACATCTGGACCCTCAGCGAGATCCTGCGTTCCGGGAAAGCCCCGGACCTCATCACCTTTGTGCAGGCGCTCTGTAAAG GTCTGTCCCAGCCGACCGCCAACCTGGTGGCGGGCTGTCTGCAGCTGAACCCTCGCACTTTCCTCCCCGAGCAGTCGCCTGAGCTCCCGGCCCACCTGTCGCTGCCGGGCGCCGCCCCCTACGCGGCCCACTTCTCCTACCGGAGCCCCGGGCTGACGCCGGGCCTGCCCAGCCCGCCCTACGGCACCATGGAGCCCTCGCACATTTTCCGCCAGGTCAAGGTTCCGGCGTACGGCGACCCGGACGGCTACTTTGACGGCGTCCCGCTGACGGACAGCCCCCCCTTCGACCCGCCCCTCAGCCCACCCCTCAGCGTCAACGGGAACTTCTCGTCATTCAaacaggaggcggcggcggcggcggcggcggcggcggctgcggcTGCGGCGGACTACGACAAGAGCTACCCCTTCGGCGTCCACTACGGCGGGGGCGTCTACCCGCAGGTAGACAACCTGCTGGGCTTCGACGGACACTCGCATCAGCTCAACGCCATTTTTCACGAGTCGTGA